The nucleotide sequence aaatctctcgccgaacgtggggacaaactcacgctgacagcggccaactggatacaaatccagcgcgctaccgactgagctacatccccccccccccccccccaaaaaaaaaatctgagaaagtctggtcttaaaaaggagagagtctcaaaatcggggtaaatttacagatgcgatgaacaaaaaaattgacaaaaatCAAGGTCCGCAAAAGGAAGGTCTTAAACTGGTGGTCTtagaagggaggttccactgtatttatgTTGATGGCGCCCAATAAAAATGATCCCTTATCTGTGAATGCTGCTGTTTGTGATGAAAATGTTTCTGCATGAAGAATGTAAGAAATATAAATAATTATGATGTATTGCATGAAAATGTCAAAGAAAGCTTGCGTTGGAAAGCAaatgtaccccccgcgggttagggggagtcccatattggttgggacgagaaagaatttacccgatgctccccagcatgtcgtaagaggcgactaacggattctgtttctccttttattttcttgtatagaatatagtcaatttttgtaaagattttagtcaagcagtatgtaagaaatgttaagtcctttgtactggaaacttgcattctcccagtaaggtcatatattgtactacgttgcaagcccctggagcaaatttttgattagtgcttttgtgaacaagaaacaattgacaagtggctctatcccatcttccccctttcccggtcgcgatataacctttgtggttgaaaacgacgttaaacaccaaataaagaaagataaagaaagaaagaaagcaaatgTTAAACTTTCGTGGATGAAGTCTGTGTATATATTTTGCTTATATGACGCTTTTATCTCCAAATATTTAACGGACCACGAGCTTTTGGCATTTATTTCTTCATCTTAAACTTTAATCTGTAACATTTTTTAGTCAACATACTGTTAAAATAATGTTATTTTACTTTGATATCAGAtatgttttaactttctgttaTTTATTAGTTCTGTCATTTGTTCGAGGATAAGCCAGGAATTCTGTGTTTACTAATTCGTCTCGTTATTTTATGTTGCATGGTGAAATCCTAATGAATACTTGGTGCTTAATTCTCCTTTGTTCAGAGCTGGCATTTtacttgctttttacatttgttCCCTGATAACTTGGCAACGATCGGCCGCAAGAGTAAAATGCTAAGTTTCTCACTGAAAGGAGAGAGGGCAGCTTATTTTTggttttgttatttgttttgttttttgctttctgTGGAAGATGGCATGCAGATAACTTTTATTCTTACGTCCATAGTCAACAATAGTTTcaacttctttttttaaatacttTTCCAAGGCTTCATGCTTTTGTAAGAGAAACAATCCTGAACGGCGTAAATGACAGCAGATTTAGAGCTCAACTGTTTTGCTTGGAGTCTGTCTGTAGGGACTAgactgtaataaaaaaaaaaaagaaattcgcTGAAATTAAATCTGTCATTGATACACTTTTGTATATATTTCTTAAGTTTACTTTCCATGTTAATACAAAATTAGTCTTAACAATTTATTTTGGGGATTTGGTACATTCTTTTTTGTACCAACGGTGGATTAGGTAGGTAACTGTTGGAAACAGAGCACCCACTGGTAAATCTTTTATCAATGtgttaatgttttatttattttgctcTTATTTGTTATTGTAGAATTGGTAGCAGGTAtaatgcattaaaaaaaaacaaatacagtGACACATTACAAGTTTTAttcatgaataaaataaacaagtgataaataaaataaaattaatacTTTATTTGAAAGATCATTTCGCAtttagttggggggggggggggggggatgtgcattcaatcacacacaacacattttTTATTCATCCTTTGTACAGAAATTAAGAATGTCCCTTTCTTTTATCACAGATTCCTCAGTTACAGTGAACAAACCTCAACATTGATCagtacacacatatatatacactcgCTCTCAAATGTTTTATTAACTCCGGATATCTTCAAAAAATGCAGAACATGAAAATACTGATGAATCTATTCGGTCTGATGATATGCCATGGTTTGCAATTTGCTTCCCAGAAATGAAACAAGTACACAGTCCTTTTTGTGTTACTATTTGGCTCGCCATCtgtcatgggcacaggcatactacagtcacttcgttgtttaggtctagtatgcctgtgcccatgacatcatccaaccacttctctcccctttcattcatttccgttcctagagttccttcccttttttgcgtgtttcccctccattttctttcaaaccttgttcgttccgtgttgcgtctgctttttgttgtcttttgtgttcttgtttttcctgatgaagcttccataagcgaaaattcgtaccgtcttgtctcgttcttgcattggtgagtacagtattcctttgttttttaactttgttcatcttaccacagtcacttcgttgtttagattttgtaTATACATGTTACAACAGCAACATCCTTATCGTACAGTTGTGTCTAAAGATAGTTGCACTGCTTCCGTTTCCACCTACATGTACAATCTGGCTTGTGAAGCAGAAAACTGATGCTTCTTGTACATTGCATCATAACAGCATCATGCACCCttgcactgaagttgtgttgCATACtacttttgaaaaattgtctcCACACAACCAAAAGTTTATGAGTGCCTGAATAAAGTTGCACTGTGTCAGCTTCCAGCTTTCAATCTGGTTGATAGCAGAGACGgcttgtatatttgtgtgtacGCTGTGACAACAGCGACAGCCTTATACCGAAGTTGTGTTGTACAGTATCATTACTAAACCGTTGCCTTCACGCAACCAAAGTGTAACAAGTCCTTGGATAAAGTTGGAGCACTGCCCATGTTCCCAGCCTACAGTCTGGCTTGTGGAGCCGAGGGTTGGTATTTCTTGTACATTGTGACAACCGCGGCACCGCCTATGCCAAAGTTGTGCTGCATGGCCACTTTTGCCCCCTCCACTTGCCGCTTGCCTGCTTCCCCACGGAGCTGCCACACCAGTTCGGCACACTGCCCTAGGCCTGCACACAGACCAAGAATAAGATATGTTACATTAAAAACATTGATAGATTGAAGATTGCTAGAGTTAAACTAAAAACAACATCTGCAAACGATATGTTATATTAAAAACACTGGTAAAATGAAGGCTGCTGGAGATAAAACAAAGAACTGCTGAAAAAATAACGGAATTTGTATCCAAAGGTCATCCCAGTAGTTACAGACAGGTGGGAAGGGGGGCAGAATAAAGAAATACACAGTAAGCGTGAGACAGACATCAGCCCTAACTGACCCATCTACCTGTAAAGGAAAAATACCCCAagtatttcacacacacacacacacacacacacacacacacacacacacacacacacacaatctcaccTGTTGCACCAATGGGGTGACCTTTGGATTCCAGCCCACCTGAAGGGTTAAAGACCCATTTGTTATTGAAATATAGGAGTTCTCCTCCCTGCTTGTTCTGTCGCCATGATGACTGCTTCATGAGGTCAAGGCCATGACCTTCTGGAGCACACTGTAGCGCTTCGTACATGAAGAGCTCGTTGCAGGAGAAACAATCATGGACCTCAAAGACCTGAAAGGTAACAGATTTGCAACTTAACAAATGGTTTGCCTTAAAAACATTCCTTAAAAAACACCAATatcctatatatatattttcctCTATCTTGTATTTCATTTCTAGATGTGTTAGCAAATAAACTAATTTTGCATATTAACTTATTATTTGGGGATGAACACTGGCAAATGAATGACAGAAGTAAATTGCTTCTAACTTACAGACCAGACATCGCACTAGTGATCGTTGTGCTCGGTTGCAGTGTACTAAATTTTACATCATTGTACAAAATAGGTCTTgacagggagggagtcttaaaatagaggtcaATTTGCAAACTTTATGATCAGAAATTCTGAAAAATTGGGGTTGGCATAAAATGACAGGCCCTAAAAGgagtgttccactgtattgcaCAGCACCAGACCACAGATATCAAAATTAATACCTGCACATCATTTGATGTCAAACCAGTCTCAAAGTAACACCTCTGTGCTGCCTTTTTCGCCATGGAGTAACCACAGAGGTCCCTGAAGCTTTTGCCAAAAGATGACGGAAGATCCGTGACCATGTGCTGAGCCAGTATCTCCACAGCCTTGTTCTCCAGACCGTGACGTTTCACAAACGCTTCACTGCACACGATGGCAGCAGCGCTCCCGTCTGCCGTGGCCGCTGTCATGCCGAACGTGATCGGATGACACAGCACGGCTTTTGTGGCGATGGATTTGACGTCTGGAGCTTTCTGGAATGACGCGCGAGGGTTGTTTTCTCCGTGTTTCCTGTTTTTGTAAGCTATTTTGGCTAGTTCTTctactgtgaccttgaaaaaatgagaaatttttttttaaacataataattattattgtaattcaatcaagtttgcgttttaatgaaacagatcctgtgattggtcagaatgccccaactcattaaaaattaccggtcattaattgtcgataaccactcgctaaaaaatccattaacaacctgctggcgaggcgcattgatacagcctcaactagtctcggttagctttgagggtcattttacaagtaggaaatatgaaggccaacgaaataccgagaccataaggtatgcgaagtgatgacgtcaaatacgtgacgtaagttgatgcatgaattcttccggactacgtcagtcaattccaaagatcgcttttgtgatgaaagaatttgttttagagtttgctgtccagaaacccgtcaaaaaagaagggaaaatgtgtgtgaaagaaaacaaaacaggagcagagtgatacgataggaatacagagacatatttcttgggacttgacccttgcaggtaggtggactgaaagtagtgcgtgaacagaacagaaccaattctgtctgtttacaactgcatgaaagcaggaaagagatagtcgtcagattgaattacaataacattaacatgcttccatttgaaacttcgaggtcttcatcatggattgacgcccgacaaagtctaattgaagccctccgtcgcttcgctccgtcgggcttcaattagcttttgtcgggcgtcaatccccgatgaagacctcgaagtttcaaatggaagcatgttaatgtgtaactatcctacatacgtgagagagacacccgtgagataataatcgttcaaatcacatgtgtgtatatcatgtaaatgaggtcatgtcaagcaagtctggcagggacctgtttttccactgcttatgataccaaagtcaccgagacaaacgtcattatagaaacaacaAGCATTGACCTTAACGGGCAAAAGGCCGCCCGTGGTGACACGGGTTtaggacatggataccatctctgcacaaacagttgacctgTGACCTAATCCGCGACCTTAAGTCACGCTTAACAGTTTCAAACCAtatactgagagagagcgagagaaagagagagggagtactgagagagagcgagagaaagagagaaagagagagagagagagagagagagagacagattgacccagagatacaagtcttacccgactTGTTTGTAAGATATCGACCGCCCGCCAGTGATCGCGCTAggtatttttcaaaccggtatgacgtcatgagctggctacaaggctctcatgaaaatcggtaagcttgccaaggcaaccagtaaaagacaaacaatgactTACAATACATTCAATCAATGTCAGTGATATGCAGAcgttttttctccccccccccccccccccccccttcaaagcaactgtcgcacaacttgacagtgacacatcagcagccgctgtgagagagagagagagagagagagagagagagagagagagagagagagagagagagacttccgaaataaaataggaaagcaaatagtaatcacgcaactggaagacttACTCACTAGTTACTTACTGTTACAGTTTCACTTTCGCCTAGTCTTTGTTGTCAAAAAGTTTTCACGCGCAGAGCCAACAGCATTTCTATGACTTTGCGATTTTGAATGGTCTTCGAGAGATGAATGTTGAAAATTTCGACAACCTCTTGtgtaaccattttttttacgtgttttttttttgcagtcttcacaaaacatgagaaagttctccccctccccctctgtccGCAACCACAGAAACTCTTTGCACCATTTTTCCTGAAATCGTTTGACAGTGGAAGATGCCGATGTTGGTTTCTTTGCCGCCGCTTGAGACTCGGGCTCTGCAGATGTACTAGGCCGTGAAGTACTTTTCCTTTCAGTTCCTTCATTCAAAGGCCTTTTCTCACCTCTTGGGGGTAGAAAAGACAGTAAAgatcgttgcttcttcatcaCAATCGACTCGCCTCACAATAATCAACTGTATGTAGACAAAGATCTAAGCTGGTGTGAGTACGTGATTTCCCGGTATGATGCTATGTCGGCTATAGTTAGACGCCGTCCCTTATAACATAAACTGAAAGATTTTACGATGGACCGGGAACCGAAAGAAATGGCGCGAAAAGTATGATGTCTGATTTTTGACGTCATGTTTGACACCTTGACATCACGGACTTACATTACCCTCATGTACGTCCGTGTTGACATCAAGTGTCATCAATGGAGACATAATCGCAACATTGTAgcgctgtcacaacaagccatccaaatctctctctctctctctctctctctctctctctttctcgctctctccctcgtgctgacaaacgatttttgtaattactacttttttttttaccggtcaaaccaaataacaatcggtacgtctgaccgacatccacttttttttccggtattggcgaatcttaaccggtaaaataccggaaattaccGGTAAACACGATCCCTGGCCCGCCCGCCctactcaaacaaacaaacaaacaaacaaacaaacagacagagtgaatccagtaagccccatttatatataaatggcggcttaaataacataagaccaaaacattatttggCAAACGAGTGTGTACCacggaaccacacacaccaataaaacaaACTCCACTCTTACCGCCCAACTAAGCATTTAAATATCGGAGCACttaaaatgaaattgaacaaaACCAACGACACACATTCTAAGGGGAGTAAacgtgcgggaattcccgcataACCTATGCTTCTGCCAGCGGGTTTCGTCCCTTGGTTCGGTTAGTAAAAGCGTTTTAGccaatatcttccgtttgactttcgttaggaatgtaattttttgcATACACCCGTGTAACCCTATTCCTTACAATTTCAcgaaatttgagcttaattgacccagagatacaagtcctACCCGACTTGTTTGTAAGACATCGTCCACCCGCCctactcaaacaaacaaacaaacaaacaaacaaacaaacagacagagtgaatccagtaagccccatataatggcggcttaaaaattgcgctcgctaattaccctcgatgaatctttagaactaatgccacactttcagagtgacgtttctttgctttgacgtaatagattgcacgaggctttagaagagatcgaggttccaaaacaagcatcttcaatttagctgcctcgactgcaagacattttcagtaaaatacacgtaagtacagtatgtaggataaacagaatactacatggcttgctgtgtcgtaccagatttacactcgttgctttttcaaatagtgaacagctcgctttcgctcgcagttcaatatttaaaaaaacaactcgtgtaaatctggtacgacagagcaagccatgtagtattctctatatatttaCTTTCAAACACTTACTTACAATACCGGGCACTACAGTGCAAAAGAATACCGGCAACCTTCTACATGTCTGGACTTGGCAATAAAGAAGGATTTTGTTGCCTTACTATCTGATTCTTCTTTGAAATAACTTATTGAAGTcaaattttccattttttccaaaacaaaataaacactgTTCACGTTAGATATGCATTCAATCCTAAAACATAGAAGGATAACTCAAAATAAGACATGGGGCAGAACCGATGTAGTTGAAAGGGTTTAAAGGTCTTAATCATATAAGTTCCAAACCTCAGGATAGAGGTCCATGTATTCGCGAGCAGCATAAGCAAACATCTTGATGACATCAGAGGTCATGTGATTCATCCTGGGCTGGATGAGACCTGGATCGGCTCCCATGGCAACCATGTGATCCATGTGGCGACCGACTGGTGAGATGCGATCTGTGTAACGTTCTGACAGCCCTCCTTCCATCTTCTCAAAGCCTggaaaagtgagaaaaaaatgctAATTATAAGGACTACCGAGAAGGAATAGAACAAATTGCTACAATCAATTGaacatcatacacacataaatgTAGGTTACATTAAAACCATCCATGGTCAGATAAATTCTGTTTGGCCGGTGATATTTCGGATAAAAAGTTCTTGATACCACACCAAAAGATGAGATAGACAAAAGATCAGCTTCAATtgcaacataatgatttaatcaattttaaaaatttTCAACGAGAACTTTTCATAGCAATAATCTTCACTATAATCATGAAATAtcacacacacggcacagaaCCATTGTGTCTCAGTTAGGCCAATAAAATTATTTAATGAGGAGACGAACGTTAAAAAATAGTGAAATGGATAACAACTTCAGAGTGAAACACAAAAACTTATACGCCTTGATGACACTgaggctttttgtgtgtgcgtatcaCTCAGCTGTGATAAAAGCACTTTTACCCAATCTATATATCCTCACCAATGGCCAAAACACAATCATCCACTCCACTCTGCACAAAACGTCTGGCCATCATGAGTCCTGTGGATCCCGAGGAACAGTTGTTGTTGACGTTGAACACTGGAATACCAGTCAGCCCCAGCTCATATACTGCCCGCTGACCGCTGGTGGGTTCGCCGTAACAATAACTGGCCACTGCCACTTTGATGTCTCTGTACTGCAGGCCGGCATCTTTCAAAGCTGCTTGACCTGACATGGAAATAAAATGTGTTAATAAAAGTAACAAATTGTATATGGGGTAAGTAAAAATGGGTATGAAGCCCTGCAGAATGTGTTGAATATCAtgacagttaaaaaaaaatcatgacaGTTAGGTAGGTATAGTGACTGCAgtttctccatgtgagataataaagttaatttgatttgatgtaAGGTGGCAGATTTATAATCttattgtttgtgttttaagtGAAGTGGGTACAGGTAACTGCAAGCATGGTGTGTTGGTAACTGATCTCGTCTGTTTGCATTAATGGTATACTTATAGGACCTGTTTAGTGGGCTGCATGCGCATGtgtatgaatttatttttaaatttaaatATTTTTTGGGTCTTAAATTTTAAAAGGGGGTGTATACCTGCTTCTCTGGCCATGTCTGGATAATCCCAGTCCTTGGACTTTGGACGCTCAAACTTGGTCATCCCCACTCCCACCACAAATGCCCTCTGGGCTGGCTGTGTTCTGTCACCCATTGACATTGTTGATTGTTCTGCCCACCTAGCTTTATATTTGACAGAAACAAAATCACATGCGAGCATCAGCACAATTACCATGCATTGAGTGATTGACCAAAAACACACTTTAGATTAGAAACAattgcatggactacttttttgtAACATTAGCaaattatgcacaacagaaATGTATCAATCAGCTTCTAAATATAAATCATTACTCAACAGTCACCAGCAATTGAACTTGAAGATCATCAAAGTAAAACTTTAATAAT is from Littorina saxatilis isolate snail1 linkage group LG5, US_GU_Lsax_2.0, whole genome shotgun sequence and encodes:
- the LOC138967004 gene encoding sterol carrier protein 2-like, whose amino-acid sequence is MSMGDRTQPAQRAFVVGVGMTKFERPKSKDWDYPDMAREAGQAALKDAGLQYRDIKVAVASYCYGEPTSGQRAVYELGLTGIPVFNVNNNCSSGSTGLMMARRFVQSGVDDCVLAIGFEKMEGGLSERYTDRISPVGRHMDHMVAMGADPGLIQPRMNHMTSDVIKMFAYAAREYMDLYPEVTVEELAKIAYKNRKHGENNPRASFQKAPDVKSIATKAVLCHPITFGMTAATADGSAAAIVCSEAFVKRHGLENKAVEILAQHMVTDLPSSFGKSFRDLCGYSMAKKAAQRCYFETGLTSNDVQVFEVHDCFSCNELFMYEALQCAPEGHGLDLMKQSSWRQNKQGGELLYFNNKWVFNPSGGLESKGHPIGATGLGQCAELVWQLRGEAGKRQVEGAKVAMQHNFGIGGAAVVTMYKKYQPSAPQARL